A region of Candidatus Zixiibacteriota bacterium DNA encodes the following proteins:
- a CDS encoding toxin-antitoxin system HicB family antitoxin has product MPREKTTHTKPKMIHIRLSEELHQQLRIQVAKENQTIQDWVEQLIDKNVKPGRGKQS; this is encoded by the coding sequence ATGCCGAGAGAAAAAACGACTCATACGAAACCGAAGATGATTCACATTCGACTGAGTGAGGAGCTTCACCAGCAACTGCGAATTCAGGTGGCGAAGGAAAACCAGACTATTCAGGACTGGGTAGAACAGCTAATAGACAAGAATGTCAAACCGGGGCGAGGGAAGCAGTCTTGA
- a CDS encoding recombinase family protein: protein MSPVNGEKKRCYVYARLSTEDQHRRAEYSSLESQEKVCKAYIASQEPNGWKYVTTIKDLSSGGSTDRPGLSELLEHIKQNKVDVVVTTKMDRLTRNIKDFWTLYEIMQEHDCQFVCATQELNSTTAHGRFFINILMSFAEFELETIRERTRAKMLSQAEEGLWHGGRSPFGYERHKDRKGLLIPHKIEAAVVKKIFDLFVKLGSPAAVAKEINAMGYRTKSKKKTKFSKWTITYILSNPLYIGKTTFGGQSFEGKHKALIPVNRFNHVQKMLEKNKQTRTGPTQNKYNFRLRGILKCGDCGSMMTPSPAKSGKYLYYRCTKVSKYSKDECKVRKIGARAIEDAVVNKLCEIGTDEAVAKEAVRKANKASVTNAKSKTKELNALKKEMKPVQDSIDNMIRYVEKHGDLPKAMSDRLPELETRKEQLEAQIQRLEFEIGQLKDYQIDTELLTKTLRDFRAIYNELTPEEQTRLLQLMVQEVVLGEDTLKISIFPLGDSEKPLEYLLKHPEFAESDKKRG, encoded by the coding sequence TTGAGTCCAGTCAATGGTGAAAAGAAACGATGCTACGTTTATGCGAGGCTGTCCACGGAGGACCAGCACCGCCGCGCAGAGTACTCGTCGCTTGAGAGTCAGGAAAAGGTTTGCAAAGCTTACATCGCCAGCCAGGAGCCGAACGGCTGGAAGTATGTGACCACGATAAAAGACCTCAGCTCCGGCGGGAGTACTGATCGCCCCGGACTAAGCGAGCTTCTCGAACATATCAAGCAGAACAAAGTCGATGTGGTCGTCACGACCAAGATGGATCGGCTGACCAGGAATATCAAAGACTTCTGGACACTCTACGAAATAATGCAAGAGCATGATTGTCAATTCGTTTGCGCCACACAGGAACTAAACTCTACGACCGCTCATGGCCGGTTCTTTATCAATATTCTAATGAGCTTCGCTGAGTTTGAGCTTGAGACGATCAGAGAGAGAACGCGGGCGAAGATGTTATCTCAGGCAGAAGAAGGTCTCTGGCACGGTGGAAGATCTCCATTTGGATATGAACGCCATAAGGATAGGAAGGGCCTGCTGATTCCGCACAAGATAGAAGCGGCTGTTGTTAAGAAGATCTTTGACCTTTTTGTGAAGCTGGGATCGCCGGCAGCGGTAGCCAAAGAGATTAACGCGATGGGCTACCGCACAAAGAGCAAGAAGAAAACCAAATTCTCCAAGTGGACGATTACTTACATTCTGTCCAATCCGCTCTATATTGGAAAGACGACGTTTGGCGGCCAGAGCTTTGAAGGCAAACATAAGGCGCTTATTCCGGTCAACCGGTTCAACCACGTACAGAAGATGCTGGAGAAAAACAAACAGACCCGCACCGGACCGACCCAGAATAAGTACAACTTCCGGCTAAGGGGTATCCTCAAATGCGGTGATTGCGGCTCGATGATGACACCGAGTCCAGCCAAGAGCGGCAAGTATCTTTATTACCGCTGCACCAAAGTCTCAAAGTATTCAAAAGATGAATGTAAAGTCAGAAAGATTGGTGCTCGTGCGATTGAGGATGCGGTCGTTAATAAGCTGTGTGAGATCGGAACAGACGAGGCCGTCGCTAAAGAAGCTGTTCGCAAGGCTAACAAGGCTTCGGTGACCAATGCCAAGAGCAAGACCAAAGAGCTGAATGCTCTGAAAAAGGAAATGAAGCCGGTTCAAGACTCAATCGACAACATGATTCGGTACGTGGAGAAGCACGGCGACCTGCCCAAAGCTATGTCTGACCGTCTACCAGAACTGGAAACGCGAAAAGAACAACTGGAAGCTCAGATTCAGCGTCTGGAATTCGAGATTGGCCAGCTCAAAGACTACCAAATCGACACTGAATTGCTTACAAAGACGCTACGGGATTTCCGGGCCATCTACAACGAACTGACTCCAGAGGAGCAGACTCGCCTGTTACAGCTTATGGTTCAAGAAGTTGTCTTGGGGGAAGACACCCTAAAGATATCTATTTTTCCGCTTGGAGATTCTGAAAAGCCTCTGGAATACCTGCTAAAACATCCAGAGTTTGCTGAGAGTGATAAAAAGCGGGGTTGA
- a CDS encoding O-antigen ligase family protein — MNGRLSAISIRIGTYSLFGYFLGCTFSHALGQNFLALALLSIIVAYFSGEYRKTGNFRNYFWIFVGLFLAWSIISSIVGSTPGRSLFILKEEWLFLMIPAAALLLSDEKKLKTGLVLFAISFLMVSVYAVWQHFSGIDPYHGTTLAKAFDGGFRVTGNFSHRLTFGNFFATGSILCLACAPRLSGRLYQSLFYGAFAVSATAVVFTYNRSSIAALVFGIVMFFFLSGRKYIKTALILLAAIILVVLILTPEIYRRYTDTLQMELEGTHQRSRQSTWRTGIRMFADNPVFGVGPGNYYDNSAKYRDKTSIRLNGHAHNDVINIAAYAGLPTAIFYLGFWVMIIVKMIRLLRKLKEKTFIRAVIIGTLLASLVFFITSFSESTFADEEVRLFLMAIWGIFFAAERVVKGSLKTAESIEKA; from the coding sequence ATGAATGGCCGCCTTTCCGCAATCTCGATCAGAATCGGAACATACAGCCTGTTCGGGTATTTCTTGGGATGTACTTTTAGCCACGCCCTGGGGCAGAATTTTCTCGCCCTGGCGTTGCTTTCAATAATCGTTGCCTATTTTTCCGGAGAATATCGTAAGACAGGAAATTTCAGGAATTATTTCTGGATCTTTGTCGGACTTTTTCTGGCCTGGTCAATAATATCATCGATTGTTGGCTCCACGCCCGGTCGTTCCCTTTTCATTCTTAAGGAAGAGTGGCTGTTTTTGATGATCCCGGCGGCGGCTTTGCTTTTATCCGATGAAAAGAAACTCAAAACCGGTCTTGTTCTTTTTGCCATATCCTTTTTAATGGTATCGGTTTATGCCGTCTGGCAGCACTTTTCCGGGATAGACCCGTACCATGGGACCACTCTTGCTAAAGCTTTCGATGGCGGGTTTCGAGTGACCGGCAATTTTTCTCACCGCCTGACCTTTGGCAATTTTTTCGCCACTGGTTCGATCCTTTGTCTGGCCTGTGCCCCCCGTCTTTCGGGCAGATTGTATCAGAGCCTATTCTATGGCGCTTTTGCGGTCTCGGCCACGGCCGTAGTTTTCACTTACAACCGAAGTTCCATTGCGGCATTGGTGTTTGGAATAGTCATGTTTTTTTTCCTGTCCGGCAGGAAATATATTAAAACCGCATTGATTCTGTTGGCCGCGATTATCCTGGTAGTTTTGATTCTGACCCCGGAAATCTACCGGCGTTACACTGATACCCTGCAGATGGAACTTGAAGGGACCCATCAACGTTCCCGCCAATCGACCTGGCGCACTGGAATAAGGATGTTTGCCGATAATCCCGTGTTTGGAGTTGGACCGGGTAATTACTATGATAACTCGGCAAAATATCGTGATAAAACCTCAATCCGGCTAAATGGTCATGCCCATAATGATGTCATTAATATTGCGGCCTATGCCGGTCTTCCGACGGCGATTTTTTATTTGGGTTTCTGGGTGATGATAATTGTAAAAATGATAAGGCTGTTGAGGAAATTAAAGGAGAAGACCTTTATCCGGGCGGTGATAATCGGAACCTTGCTGGCCTCGTTAGTATTTTTTATCACTTCGTTTTCGGAATCGACTTTTGCCGATGAAGAAGTACGATTATTTTTAATGGCCATTTGGGGAATATTTTTCGCGGCTGAAAGAGTGGTTAAGGGGAGCCTGAAAACAGCCGAAAGTATAGAAAAAGCTTGA